The region AGGTAAATACAGCCAATAAAGTGATCTAAGTGATAATGAAATGTGAAATGTTCGTTAAATGTAACAGAGCTTTTCGGATAATTTCCGTGGCGCTTGTTAACCGTCTCACCCTGCCCTGCCGAATAAAAGCTTTTGACTAAAAGTGTTCAACTGCTGTTTTTTTATTCAGGACGTTTTCACTGACTAAAGGTGCGGCGGGTGTTAAATCCGCACCTTTTTTATGGCTATTGGCGAGACAGCACCACTAAATGACGTTCACCATCCAGTTCTGGCACATGCAGAGATTCAATCTTCTCCACCACAAAGCCCGCAGGCAAGGCTGAAATTTCATCATCCGGACGCACCCCCTTCAGTGCGTAGAAGCGGCCTGAGGTGCCCGGCAAATGATGGCACCAGTTCAGCATGTCTTCCAGCGAAGCAAAGGCACGGCTGATAACGCCATCAAACGGTGGCTCTGCAGGGAACTCTTCCACACGACTTTGTACCGGGGTGATGTTAGTGAGCCCTAACTCATGTTGCACCTGACGCAGGAAACGGATGCGTTTTCCCAGGCTATCCAGTAGCGTGAAATGCGCCTGTGGACGGACAATGGCTAACGGAATCCCTGGCAGACCCGGCCCGGTGCCCACATCAATAAAGCGCTCGCCTTGTAAATGCGGTTCGACGACCACGCTGTCGAGAATATGGCGCACCAGCATCTGCTGCGGATCGCGTACCGATGTCAGGTTGTACGCCTTGTTCCACTTATGCAGCAATTCTACATAGCCGACGAGCTGCTGTTTTTGTTGATCGGTAAGAGAAATATTTGCCGCATCGAGCAGCTGGGAGAGTTTGTTAATCACAAGGAACGTTCCATAAACGGGGGCGAGTGACCTCGCCCCAGGGTCGATCAGGCACTTTTACGCAGCAGGCCCTGTTTTTTCAGGTAAATCAGCAAAATGGAGATCGCTGCTGGTGTAATACCTGAAATACGCGAGGCCTGCCCAATGGAGGTAGGTTTGTGATCGTTGAGTTTGGCGATCACTTCATTCGACAAGCCATTAACCTGACGATAGTCGAGATCGCCAGGCAGCAAGGTGTTTTCGTTGCGTTGCTGGCGGTCAATTTCTTCCTGCTGGCGTGCAATGTACCCTTCATACTTCACCTGAATCTCAACCTGCTCTGCAGA is a window of Pantoea rwandensis DNA encoding:
- the rsmG gene encoding 16S rRNA (guanine(527)-N(7))-methyltransferase RsmG, whose translation is MINKLSQLLDAANISLTDQQKQQLVGYVELLHKWNKAYNLTSVRDPQQMLVRHILDSVVVEPHLQGERFIDVGTGPGLPGIPLAIVRPQAHFTLLDSLGKRIRFLRQVQHELGLTNITPVQSRVEEFPAEPPFDGVISRAFASLEDMLNWCHHLPGTSGRFYALKGVRPDDEISALPAGFVVEKIESLHVPELDGERHLVVLSRQ